In Treponema sp. OMZ 798, the following proteins share a genomic window:
- a CDS encoding glycosyltransferase family 4 protein — MKILHCLAQLPMKTGSGVYFSTLVEGMIKKGHKNAVLYGTQLPFAEKTFNESLPENLQGRVKEYPVKFLSAYVQEEKTVFNADIPFPIAGMSDIMPYTSTVYSEMSDEMYQKWISVFEKNLLRIKEEFNPDAIISHHLFILTSLVKKIFPDKKIIGISHGTDIRQIKKNPWIKERYVRNLDKLDLYFTVSPKDISEVQTIFSANLEKIKLASGGFNPDIFNDKDRHIFDGTFRLCYAGKISDSKGVFELAKTLPLILTKYPNTELTLIGNTTEEQKKLLLKNADYSENLKIVNASSQICMCKILKQNDIFILPSYYEALGLVAVEALACSLFTVTTEIEGLINLLGEKINTSGLIEFVKLPRIYDVDKAYEEDKPAFVEALAEKIMLQMERLKSQKDFYSPVAEEIKKHSWESIIDRVEKDIKDM; from the coding sequence TTGAAGATACTTCACTGCCTTGCACAATTACCGATGAAAACAGGAAGCGGGGTTTATTTTAGCACCCTCGTCGAAGGAATGATAAAGAAAGGGCATAAAAACGCCGTTCTTTATGGAACACAACTTCCCTTTGCCGAAAAAACTTTTAATGAGTCCCTGCCGGAAAATTTACAAGGAAGGGTAAAAGAATATCCTGTTAAATTTTTATCCGCTTATGTGCAAGAAGAAAAAACCGTTTTTAATGCAGACATCCCTTTTCCGATTGCAGGAATGAGCGACATAATGCCCTATACCTCAACAGTTTATTCCGAAATGAGCGATGAGATGTATCAAAAATGGATTTCGGTTTTTGAAAAAAATCTTCTCCGCATAAAAGAAGAATTTAATCCCGATGCCATTATAAGCCATCATCTTTTTATCTTAACCTCTTTGGTAAAAAAAATATTTCCCGACAAAAAAATAATAGGCATAAGTCACGGCACGGACATAAGACAGATTAAAAAAAATCCTTGGATAAAAGAAAGGTATGTACGCAATTTAGATAAGCTTGATCTATATTTTACGGTGAGCCCTAAGGATATTTCAGAAGTGCAAACTATTTTTTCGGCAAACCTTGAAAAAATTAAATTGGCGAGCGGAGGCTTTAATCCCGATATTTTTAACGATAAGGATAGACATATCTTTGACGGAACATTCAGGCTTTGCTATGCAGGAAAGATATCTGATTCAAAGGGAGTATTTGAACTTGCAAAAACCCTTCCGCTTATTTTAACAAAATATCCTAATACGGAATTGACTCTGATAGGAAATACAACCGAAGAACAAAAAAAACTTCTTTTAAAAAATGCAGACTACAGCGAAAATTTAAAAATAGTAAATGCTTCATCCCAAATATGTATGTGTAAAATTTTAAAACAAAACGATATTTTTATTTTACCGTCGTATTATGAGGCGTTGGGCTTAGTAGCAGTTGAAGCCTTAGCCTGCAGCCTTTTTACGGTTACGACAGAAATTGAAGGACTTATAAACCTCCTCGGCGAAAAAATCAACACAAGCGGCCTTATCGAATTTGTAAAACTTCCAAGAATCTACGATGTGGATAAGGCTTACGAAGAAGATAAACCCGCCTTTGTCGAAGCCCTTGCCGAAAAAATAATGCTTCAAATGGAAAGACTTAAATCTCAAAAAGATTTTTATTCCCCTGTCGCAGAAGAAATAAAAAAACATTCTTGGGAGAGCATCATAGATAGGGTTGAAAAAGATATTAAGGATATGTAA